Proteins co-encoded in one Arachis hypogaea cultivar Tifrunner chromosome 11, arahy.Tifrunner.gnm2.J5K5, whole genome shotgun sequence genomic window:
- the LOC112723198 gene encoding desiccation-related protein PCC13-62 — MVSIHVIVTFLVLSILVPRSYSFNPIVSLSPKSDVDLLEFPLNLEYLEAEFFLYGASGCGLDAVDPELAQGGPPPIGGKKANLDAFTRDVILQFAYQEVGHLRAIKRTIKGFPRPLLNISKEAFAEIMDNAFGESLHPPFDPYANVINYLLASYVIPYVGLTGYVGTNPQLQNPTSKKLVAGLLGVESGQDAVIRAMLYDCRNEQVHPYGVSVETFTNRISILRDKLGNNGMKDVGLGMRMLEGPEGRALGSVLAGDKDSLAYGRTPQEILRIVYGGGDECVPGGFFPRGAHGRIAKSYLDTII, encoded by the exons ATGGTCTCCATTCATGTTATAGTAACTTTCTTAGTTCTTTCCATCCTTGTTCCAAGATCTTACTCTTTTAATCCTATTGTAAGTTTATCCCCAAAATCTGATGTTGATCTTCTGGAATTTCCTCTAAACTTAGAATATTTGGAGGCTGAATTCTTCTTGTACGGTGCTAGTGGTTGTGGATTAGATGCTGTTGATCCTGAATTGGCCCAAGGAGGACCTCCTCCCATTGGAGGCAAAAAGGCCAATCTTGATGCATTCACTAGAGATGTCATCTTGCAGTTTGCTTATCAAGAAGTTGGACATTTGAG GGCCATAAAAAGAACAATAAAGGGGTTTCCTAGGCCATTATTGAATATAAGCAAGGAGGCATTTGCTGAAATCATGGACAATGCCTTTGGAGAATCTCTACATCCTCCTTTTGACCCCTATGCTAATGTCATCAACTACTTACTTGCCTCTTATGTAATTCCTTATGTTGGCCTCACTGGATATGTTGGAACCAATCCTCAATTGCAAAACCCCACTTCTAAGAAG CTTGTTGCAGGGCTACTGGGAGTAGAGTCAGGGCAAGATGCAGTTATTAGAGCAATGTTATATGATTGTAGAAATGAGCAAGTGCATCCATATGGAGTGAGTGTAGAAACATTTACAAATCGCATTTCAATTCTTAGGGACAAGCTCGGAAACAATGGTATGAAAGATGTTGGGCTTGGGATGCGAATGTTGGAAGGTCCTGAGGGCAGAGCTTTGGGAAGTGTGCTAGCTGGTGACAAAGATTCACTTGCATATGGAAGAACACCTCAAGAAATATTGAGGATAGTGTATGGTGGAGGTGATGAATGTGTCCCTGGTGGTTTCTTCCCTAGGGGAGCACATGGACGCATAGCTAAATCTTACTTGGACactataatataa
- the LOC112724116 gene encoding uncharacterized protein, whose translation MSMALTEELKGKAVVYHGDKLCREKFSLLLAEIGLPKGLLTIQDIEECGYVKEIGFVWLKLQKKIEHRFDNILVCYDSVVTAYIEPKKIKNLTGVKARDFLLWFTLNEIYVKGSPQGSLITFKSIIGLSMSFPLSLFMGMAGKDQPKEEA comes from the coding sequence ATGTCCATGGCATTAACAGAGGAACTGAAGGGCAAGGCAGTGGTGTACCATGGTGACAAACTTTGTAGGGAGAAATTCTCTTTGTTGCTTGCAGAAATAGGCCTGCCAAAAGGATTATTAACAATTCAGGACATTGAGGAATGTGGCTATGTGAAAGAGATTGGATTTGTTTGGCTCAAGCTTCAGAAGAAGATAGAACACAGGTTTGATAACATACTTGTGTGCTATGATTCAGTTGTCACGGCATATATTGAACCTAAGAAGATCAAGAATCTCACTGGGGTCAAGGCTAGGGACTTCTTGCTTTGGTTCACATTGAATGAGATTTATGTTAAGGGTTCACCACAAGGGTCTCTTATTACCTTCAAGTCCATTATAGGGTTATCTATGTCTTTTCCACTTTCTTTGTTCATGGGCATGGCTGGGAAGGATCAACCCAAGGAAGAAGCGTAA